The following are encoded in a window of Vigna unguiculata cultivar IT97K-499-35 chromosome 8, ASM411807v1, whole genome shotgun sequence genomic DNA:
- the LOC114194201 gene encoding BUD13 homolog, producing the protein MVKRATFLGPARGLASWRAGPPVFSDLYTFWPNQSDFNFEFFHIYVLRGSVALDLSPPRKIKKNVARPGFSDSQRHSPQDLSPPRRSRHDSPSQDALHGSEVSDLSPPRKIQKNVGRQGSSSISVKVGSHSSLDLELAPPRRNTQESSNPASKTGLISGKDISDEIEKKKRDDMLRFNQMDPSISGRGAEPVYRDKIRGVRISKEEYLKSKQKVEEKPKEIEIEWGKGLAQKREAEARLKELELEKEKPFARTRDDPELDKMFKERLRWGDPMAHLVKKKYPEPVLPNLGENEKMKESGFVVPQDIPNHNWLKRGLDAAPNRYGIRPGRHWDGVDRSNGFEKDMFKRTNERQARDREAYLWSVSDM; encoded by the exons aTGGTAAAACGGGCTACTTTTTTGGGCCCGGCCCGCGGGCTAGCGAGCTGGCGGGCTGGCCCGCCAGTTTTTTCTGATCTGTATACTTTTTGGCCCAATCAGtcagattttaattttgaattttttcacATCT ATGTTTTGCGTGGATCTGTGGCACTCGACCTTTCACCTCCGAGGAAAATCAAGAAGAATGTTGCAAGACCTGGTTTTTCTGATTCTCAGCGCCATTCACCTCAAGATCTATCTCCTCCTCGACGCAGTCGTCATGATTCTCCTTCTCAAGATGCTTTACATGGATCTGAAGTGTCAGACCTTTCACCCCCAAGGAAAATTCAGAAGAATGTTGGAAGACAGGGTTCATCTAGTATTTCAGTTAAAGTTGGTTCACATTCATCTTTGGATCTTGAACTAGCTCCACCAAGGAGAAATACTCAGGAATCATCAAATCCAGCTAGTAAAACAGGTCTAATTTCTGGTAAGGATATCAGTGACGAGATCGAGAAAAAGAAGAGGGATGATATGTTGAG ATTTAACCAGATGGACCCTTCCATAAGTGGACGGGGTGCTGAACCTGTATATCGTGATAAAATAAGAG GAGTACGCATTTCAAAGGAGGAATACTTGAAATCAAAACAGAAAGTAGAAGAAAAACCCAAG GAGATAGAAATAGAATGGGGCAAAGGCTTAGCTCAAAAGCGTGAAGCTGAGGCTAGGCTGAAGGAACTAGAACTTGAAAAGGAGAAGCCTTTTGCACGGACCag AGATGATCCTGAACTAGACAAAATGTTTAAGGAGAGATTAAGGTGGGGTGATCCCATGGCACATCTAGTAAAG aaaaaatatccAGAGCCTGTTCTTCCAAACTTGGGGGAGAATGAGAAGATGAAAGAATCAGGCTTTGTAGTCCCACAGGATATTCCAAATCACAACTGGTTAAAAAGAGGTTTAGACGCCGCACCAAATCGGTATGGAATAAGACCCGGACGACATTGGGATGGTGTTGATCGCAGTAATG GGTTCGAGAAGGATATGTTTAAGAGAACAAATGAGAGACAAGCTAGAGATAGAGAAGCTTATCTTTGGTCCGTCTCTGATATGTGA
- the LOC114194113 gene encoding protein KTI12 homolog, which translates to MALVVMCGQPCSGKSKAALCLVEALKESESKHQVRIIDEACFHLDRNQSYANMPSEKNLRGVLRSEVDRSVSKDSIIIVDSLNSIKGYRYELWCLARASGIRYCVVYCDVEETFCRKWNEERREKGEASYEDSIFEDLVRRFEKPERRNRWDSPLFELWPHREETEKSSSAIIDVVSYLTKKVDSKTRDVKILQPTIATQTSRFSDANSLYELDKATQEVTNAIVEAQSQALGGPLNGVSVGKDLPVINISRCVGLPELRRMRRTFIKLTGQTSLSGPPPPSDADSAKRMFIDYLNRELGTS; encoded by the coding sequence atggCACTGGTTGTAATGTGTGGGCAGCCATGTAGTGGGAAGTCCAAAGCTGCACTCTGTCTAGTTGAAGCTCTAAAAGAATCAGAATCAAAACATCAAGTGAGAATCATAGACGAAGCTTGTTTTCATCTTGATCGAAACCAAAGCTATGCAAACATGCCTTCAGAGAAGAATTTAAGAGGGGTGCTCAGGTCAGAAGTAGATAGGTCTGTGTCCAAAGATAGCATCATCATAGTAGATTCTTTGAATAGCATCAAGGGTTACAGATACGAGCTATGGTGCTTGGCTCGAGCTTCTGGAATCAGATACTGTGTGGTGTACTGTGACGTAGAAGAAACCTTTTGTAGGAAATGGAACGAAGAGCGCAGGGAGAAAGGAGAAGCCAGTTATGAGGATTCAATTTTTGAAGATTTGGTGAGAAGGTTTGAGAAACCAGAAAGAAGAAACAGGTGGGATTCTCCATTGTTTGAATTATGGCCACACAGAGAAGAGACAGAGAAATCTTCCTCTGCCATTATAGATGTTGTCTCCTACTTAACCAAAAAGGTGGACTCCAAAACCAGGGATGTTAAGATTCTGCAACCAACTATTGCCACTCAAACCTCACGTTTTTCTGATGCAAATTCTCTGTATGAATTGGACAAAGCAACACAAGAAGTCACAAATGCCATAGTAGAAGCACAATCTCAAGCGCTTGGAGGACCACTTAACGGTGTTTCCGTGGGAAAAGATTTGCCTGTAATCAACATTTCAAGGTGTGTTGGGCTGCCGGAGCTACGTAGAATGCGACGCACCTTCATAAAATTGACAGGGCAAACAAGTTTAAGTGGGCCACCACCCCCTTCTGATGCAGACAGTGCAAAAAGAATGTTCATTGACTACTTGAACAGAGAACTAGGAACATCCTGA